One part of the Marinobacterium rhizophilum genome encodes these proteins:
- a CDS encoding polyamine ABC transporter substrate-binding protein, with the protein MKNRPSTFRILVASLLFGASVQAAAQQELHVYNWSDYIAEDTIERFQQESGIKVLYDVYDSNEVLEAKLLAGHSGYDLVFPTARPFADRQIKAGIFQPLDKARLGNHANLDPVILESLADIDTGNAHLAPYMWGTTGLGINLTKVREILGANATLDSWSLVFDPSVTAKLASCGISLMDDPTEVLVAARAYIGQAPNDYGSAALDEAATVLAAVRPNIRYYHSSQYINDLANGDLCVAHGYSGDVLQARARAEEAGNGVEIAYLVPREGAVVWTDVMAIPADAPNGEAAHRFIDFLLRPDVIAPISNYVAYANANAAATELVDDAVRQDPGIYPPQATRERFITLKTPSNRETKAINRLWTRIKTGH; encoded by the coding sequence ATACAACTGGTCCGACTATATCGCCGAGGACACTATCGAGCGTTTCCAGCAGGAAAGCGGCATCAAGGTGCTTTACGATGTGTACGACTCCAACGAGGTACTGGAGGCCAAGCTGCTGGCCGGCCACAGTGGCTATGACCTGGTCTTTCCCACGGCACGCCCTTTCGCTGACCGTCAGATCAAGGCGGGCATCTTCCAGCCGCTGGACAAGGCCAGGCTTGGCAACCATGCCAACCTGGACCCGGTGATTCTGGAGTCCCTGGCCGATATCGACACCGGCAACGCCCACCTGGCGCCTTACATGTGGGGCACCACCGGTCTTGGCATCAACCTCACCAAGGTGCGTGAAATACTGGGCGCCAATGCCACTCTGGACAGCTGGAGCCTGGTATTTGACCCCAGCGTTACTGCCAAGCTTGCCAGCTGCGGCATCTCGCTGATGGACGACCCCACCGAAGTACTGGTGGCTGCCCGGGCCTATATCGGCCAGGCACCGAATGACTACGGCAGCGCGGCACTGGATGAAGCGGCCACCGTACTGGCCGCGGTGCGGCCGAATATCCGCTACTACCACAGCTCGCAGTACATCAATGACCTGGCCAACGGCGACCTCTGCGTCGCCCATGGTTACAGCGGCGACGTACTGCAGGCCAGGGCCCGCGCCGAGGAGGCAGGCAATGGTGTCGAGATTGCCTACCTGGTACCGCGTGAAGGCGCCGTCGTCTGGACCGATGTCATGGCGATTCCGGCCGATGCGCCCAACGGCGAGGCGGCGCACCGCTTCATCGATTTCCTGCTGCGCCCTGATGTCATCGCCCCGATCAGCAACTACGTGGCCTACGCCAACGCCAATGCCGCGGCAACAGAGCTGGTGGATGATGCCGTACGCCAGGATCCCGGCATCTACCCGCCCCAGGCGACCCGCGAGCGCTTTATCACGCTGAAAACGCCCAGCAACCGGGAAACCAAGGCGATCAACCGCCTCTGGACCCGGATCAAGACCGGACACTAA
- a CDS encoding ABC transporter permease subunit → MSLCNVSRARAGRRLIIGLPSLWLALFFALPFLFVLKLSLSESVLAQPPYLDLLREFKDGVLVLAINLGNYQLLLEDSLYLKALVSSLQIAAFSTLLTLLLGYPMAYAIARAPRHWRLPLMMLIILPFWTSFLIRVYAWIGILKNNGLINQLLMGLGLIDSPLEILHTPVAVYIGIVYSYLPFMVLPLYATLIRLDLTLLEAAADLGCRPWKQFLRITLPLSMPGVLAGAMLVFIPVMGEFVIPDLLGGPDTLMLGKLMWTEFFSNKDWPVASALAAVLLVVLIIPFMLLRHYEQRNQGGL, encoded by the coding sequence ATGAGCCTCTGCAACGTCTCGCGGGCCCGTGCAGGGCGACGCCTGATCATCGGCCTGCCCTCGCTCTGGCTCGCCCTGTTCTTTGCCTTGCCGTTTCTGTTTGTACTCAAGCTCAGCCTGTCCGAGTCGGTGCTGGCGCAGCCCCCCTATCTCGACCTGCTGCGCGAGTTCAAGGACGGCGTGCTGGTGCTGGCGATCAACCTGGGCAACTATCAACTGCTGCTGGAAGACAGCCTGTACCTCAAGGCACTGGTCAGCTCACTGCAGATCGCTGCCTTCTCGACCCTGCTGACGCTGCTGCTGGGTTATCCCATGGCCTATGCCATCGCCCGGGCACCGCGGCACTGGCGTCTGCCGCTGATGATGCTCATTATTCTGCCCTTCTGGACCTCGTTCCTGATCCGGGTATACGCCTGGATCGGCATTCTGAAAAACAATGGCCTGATCAATCAGCTGCTCATGGGGCTGGGCCTCATCGACAGCCCGCTGGAAATACTGCACACGCCGGTGGCCGTGTATATCGGCATCGTTTACAGCTACCTGCCCTTTATGGTGTTGCCGCTCTACGCCACCCTGATCCGGCTGGACCTGACATTGCTGGAGGCGGCGGCGGATCTTGGCTGTCGACCCTGGAAACAGTTCCTGCGCATCACCCTGCCACTGTCGATGCCCGGGGTACTGGCCGGCGCGATGCTGGTGTTTATCCCGGTGATGGGTGAGTTCGTGATTCCCGACCTGCTCGGTGGCCCCGATACCCTGATGCTGGGCAAGCTGATGTGGACCGAGTTCTTCAGCAACAAGGACTGGCCGGTTGCCTCGGCCCTGGCCGCCGTGCTGCTGGTGGTGCTGATCATTCCGTTCATGCTGCTGCGCCATTACGAACAGCGCAACCAGGGAGGCCTGTAA
- a CDS encoding response regulator has protein sequence MKFRPDDICTSRKAAEMLGVSARTVQLWADAEIIESWKTAGGHRRFSLLQVEKLVRELQDGKGPALSGAIGDATVPSRAPVRVLVIDDEKVLLRLYELTLKSWQLPLDLHLSDNGYTGLLSVGQVEPQLLVLDLNLPNIDGFSIIAALKHSGLLERMELLVISALEPDEVLARMPVGVECQVLPKPIPFDVIKQRIEQILARQPGT, from the coding sequence ATGAAATTCAGACCGGATGATATTTGTACCAGCCGCAAGGCGGCAGAAATGCTGGGCGTGTCTGCCCGTACCGTGCAGCTCTGGGCGGATGCCGAAATTATTGAAAGCTGGAAGACCGCCGGAGGGCATCGTCGCTTCAGCCTCCTGCAGGTGGAGAAACTGGTGCGTGAGCTACAGGACGGCAAGGGCCCGGCTCTTTCAGGTGCGATCGGCGACGCTACGGTACCCTCCAGGGCGCCAGTACGCGTGCTGGTCATTGATGACGAAAAGGTACTGTTGCGGCTTTACGAGCTGACACTGAAAAGCTGGCAGCTGCCGCTGGATCTGCATCTGTCGGACAACGGCTATACCGGCTTGCTGAGTGTCGGGCAGGTGGAGCCGCAACTGCTCGTCCTCGACCTGAACTTGCCGAATATCGATGGTTTCAGCATCATTGCTGCGCTCAAGCACAGCGGTTTGCTCGAGCGGATGGAGCTGCTGGTTATTTCAGCGCTGGAACCCGACGAGGTGCTGGCGCGCATGCCGGTTGGCGTTGAGTGCCAGGTCCTTCCCAAGCCTATTCCGTTTGATGTAATCAAACAGCGAATCGAACAGATCCTGGCGCGACAACCCGGTACCTGA
- a CDS encoding diguanylate cyclase — MMNATQRRRGRQLVRRIYPSRGAGFALGAISVASVLFEQGAGPASWLMIAFSGLVWPHLAYWHAHLSDNPYRSEKINQHFDAAQCGFWTVMMGFNLLPSVMAFSMLGMVLLSLGGKRRCLNGMLVYSLSAAVTWLPSDVPTQLQSSLFTLLASIPALLFYPLLIGYSAYRFALAANEQRKQLEIVSRTDGLSGLFNRQHWEQRVAEAFASNQKDQSAYSLLMLDIDYFKQVNDRFGHVAGDDVIRQVARLLEECFQQSACIGRYGGDEFGILLPDCNAAQALERAEQARQHVFSRLHSNSPATLSLGIAELNADKESYADWILHADLALYQAKRQGRNRAVCFSELDDACLAAEA; from the coding sequence ATGATGAACGCGACCCAGCGCAGGCGTGGCCGGCAACTCGTCAGACGTATCTACCCCTCCCGCGGTGCGGGTTTCGCCCTGGGCGCCATCAGCGTCGCCTCGGTACTGTTCGAGCAGGGAGCGGGCCCGGCCAGCTGGCTGATGATTGCGTTCAGCGGCCTGGTCTGGCCGCACCTGGCGTACTGGCACGCGCACCTGAGCGACAACCCCTACCGCAGTGAAAAAATCAACCAGCACTTTGACGCTGCCCAGTGTGGTTTCTGGACCGTCATGATGGGTTTCAACCTGTTGCCATCCGTCATGGCGTTTTCCATGCTTGGCATGGTGCTGCTGTCGCTCGGCGGCAAACGCCGCTGCCTCAACGGCATGCTGGTCTACAGCTTGAGCGCAGCCGTGACCTGGCTGCCAAGCGATGTACCGACACAGCTGCAGTCGTCCCTGTTCACGCTGCTGGCCAGTATTCCGGCCTTGCTGTTCTACCCATTACTTATCGGCTACAGCGCCTACCGTTTCGCCCTCGCCGCCAACGAACAACGCAAGCAACTCGAGATTGTCAGCCGTACCGATGGCCTCTCCGGGCTGTTCAACCGTCAACACTGGGAGCAGCGCGTTGCCGAGGCCTTTGCCAGCAACCAGAAGGACCAGAGCGCATACAGCCTGCTGATGCTGGATATCGACTATTTCAAGCAGGTCAACGATCGCTTCGGGCATGTTGCCGGGGATGACGTGATACGTCAGGTCGCGCGCCTGCTGGAGGAGTGCTTCCAGCAGAGTGCCTGTATCGGCCGCTACGGTGGCGATGAGTTTGGTATCCTGCTACCCGACTGCAACGCCGCCCAAGCCCTGGAACGCGCCGAGCAGGCACGGCAGCACGTTTTTTCCCGCCTGCACTCGAACAGCCCGGCGACCCTCAGTCTGGGTATCGCCGAGCTGAATGCCGACAAGGAAAGCTATGCCGACTGGATTCTGCATGCGGACCTCGCGCTCTACCAGGCCAAGCGCCAGGGCCGCAACCGTGCGGTCTGCTTCTCCGAACTTGACGACGCATGCCTGGCGGCCGAAGCCTGA
- a CDS encoding ABC transporter permease subunit, producing the protein MFRRAPLLMTILLFGYAFLYGPILSLMLYSFNESRLVTVWGGFSTKWYGELLHNEQILGAAWLSIKIAAINASAAVVLGTLAALALVRYRRFRGRASLEVMVTAPMVLPDVIIGLSLLLLFVSMETLTGWPAGRGQSTITLAHITFSMAYVTVVVRSRLAHMDMSLEEAALDLGARPLKVFFSITLPIIAPALVAGWLLAFTLSMDDLVIASFVSGPGATTLPMVVYSSVRLGVSPQINALATLIVVIVSIAVAIAGVLLYRQEKSSTKDTG; encoded by the coding sequence ATGTTCCGTCGTGCGCCCCTGCTAATGACAATACTGCTGTTCGGCTATGCCTTCCTCTACGGGCCGATTCTCAGCCTGATGCTGTATTCGTTCAATGAAAGCCGACTGGTAACGGTCTGGGGAGGCTTTAGCACCAAGTGGTACGGCGAGCTGCTGCACAACGAGCAGATTCTCGGTGCCGCCTGGCTCAGTATCAAGATCGCCGCCATCAATGCCAGTGCCGCCGTGGTGCTGGGCACCCTGGCGGCCCTGGCCCTGGTGCGTTACCGCCGCTTTCGGGGGCGTGCCAGCCTGGAGGTGATGGTCACAGCCCCCATGGTACTGCCCGATGTCATCATCGGGCTGTCGTTGCTGCTGCTGTTCGTTTCCATGGAAACACTCACTGGCTGGCCCGCCGGCCGCGGCCAGAGCACCATTACCCTCGCCCATATCACCTTTTCGATGGCCTATGTCACGGTGGTCGTGCGCAGCCGCCTGGCCCATATGGACATGTCACTGGAAGAAGCGGCGCTGGATCTCGGCGCACGGCCACTGAAGGTGTTTTTCAGCATTACCCTGCCCATTATTGCGCCGGCGCTGGTCGCCGGCTGGCTGCTGGCCTTCACGCTGTCGATGGATGACCTGGTGATCGCCAGCTTCGTTTCCGGCCCGGGCGCCACAACGCTGCCCATGGTGGTTTACTCCAGCGTGCGCCTGGGTGTCAGCCCCCAGATCAACGCTCTGGCGACGCTGATCGTGGTCATTGTCAGTATCGCCGTCGCCATTGCCGGCGTACTGCTCTACCGACAGGAAAAAAGCAGCACCAAAGATACCGGTTAA
- a CDS encoding LysR family transcriptional regulator, producing MNTQAVTIKQLRVFVSVARHGGLAAAAQELFLTRAAVSMALQELERHLGRVLFDRVSNRLRLNAAGEQLVPLADELIARIGVIGGLFSPDGVYAGQLRIGASNTIGNNLLPGLLAQFMAEGDCQRPVVIIGSTARLLEQLQRFELDLVFIEGSVDTEPLVVCPWGEDEMHVVAAPDNPLADGRTHSLRDLDAQRWVLREAASGTREQFERLLLPHLESWTLALEMNANEGVNNSVVAGFGLGFMSRLATRSLCSSGLLREVRLDQVFTRQLSLVYHEGKYQSPLLGRFLSFSQAWQQAGQGRG from the coding sequence TTGAACACTCAAGCGGTTACCATCAAGCAGTTGCGTGTGTTTGTCAGCGTTGCCCGTCACGGCGGGCTGGCGGCTGCAGCACAAGAATTGTTTCTGACGCGCGCCGCCGTGTCCATGGCACTGCAGGAGCTTGAGCGCCATTTGGGCAGGGTGCTGTTTGATCGGGTGAGCAACCGCCTCAGGTTGAACGCCGCAGGAGAGCAGCTGGTGCCGCTGGCCGATGAGTTGATAGCGCGCATTGGCGTTATCGGCGGACTCTTCAGTCCCGATGGGGTGTATGCAGGCCAGCTTCGTATCGGTGCCAGCAACACGATTGGCAATAACCTGTTGCCGGGGCTGCTGGCGCAATTCATGGCCGAGGGGGATTGTCAGCGACCAGTCGTCATCATCGGCAGTACCGCCAGGTTGCTGGAACAGTTACAACGTTTTGAGCTGGACCTGGTGTTTATTGAAGGTTCTGTCGACACGGAGCCTCTTGTCGTGTGCCCCTGGGGCGAGGACGAAATGCATGTGGTGGCGGCGCCGGACAACCCCCTGGCGGATGGGCGCACTCATAGCCTGCGGGATCTGGATGCTCAGCGCTGGGTGCTGCGTGAGGCGGCATCGGGCACGCGGGAGCAGTTTGAGCGGCTGCTGCTGCCGCACCTTGAAAGCTGGACCCTGGCACTGGAAATGAATGCCAATGAGGGGGTAAACAACAGTGTGGTGGCGGGCTTCGGGCTGGGCTTTATGTCACGCCTGGCGACCCGCAGCCTGTGTAGCAGCGGGCTGTTGCGCGAGGTCCGGCTCGATCAGGTCTTCACCCGGCAGCTGAGTCTGGTGTACCACGAGGGCAAGTATCAGAGCCCGCTGCTGGGGCGTTTTTTGTCGTTCAGTCAGGCCTGGCAGCAGGCGGGCCAGGGTAGGGGCTGA
- a CDS encoding ABC transporter ATP-binding protein, translating into MTLAPKVPVPDAPAAPTVPSVRLEDIGKSFGNTAAVNNISLDIQQGEFFSLLGPSGCGKTTLLRMLAGFESPDRGRILIDGQDMTRVPPYARPINMMFQSYALFPHMSVADNIAFGLRQTSMARTDRNARVQEMMELVQISPLARRKPHQLSGGQRQRVALARALARHPSILLLDEPLGALDKKLREKTQFELMNIQQRLGTTFIVVTHDQEEAMTMSSRIALMREGQIEQLDAPRRLYEFPATRYAASFIGSINLFDARVLRQNGDEVTLACDAAGAELQVRSSEKMLPGMALTLAVRPEKIRLLHAGDAATAGQPANRLRGRIKEIAYLGGVSIYHAELPSGKRVQFTQPNVQALAEQPLSWEQDVMLGWQPDSCSVLTE; encoded by the coding sequence ATGACACTAGCCCCCAAAGTACCCGTCCCGGACGCGCCGGCCGCCCCCACAGTACCGTCGGTGCGACTTGAGGACATCGGCAAGTCTTTTGGCAACACCGCCGCGGTCAACAACATCAGCCTGGATATACAGCAGGGCGAATTCTTTTCGTTGCTGGGTCCCTCTGGCTGTGGCAAAACCACACTGCTGCGCATGCTCGCCGGTTTCGAATCCCCGGACCGCGGGCGCATCCTGATTGATGGCCAGGACATGACCCGCGTGCCGCCCTACGCACGGCCGATCAACATGATGTTCCAGTCCTATGCCCTGTTCCCCCACATGAGCGTGGCGGACAACATTGCCTTTGGCCTCAGGCAAACATCCATGGCCCGTACCGACCGCAATGCGCGGGTGCAGGAAATGATGGAGCTGGTGCAAATCAGCCCGCTGGCGCGGCGCAAACCCCACCAGCTGTCCGGAGGCCAGCGCCAGCGGGTGGCACTGGCCCGCGCGCTGGCGCGCCACCCCAGCATCCTGCTGCTGGATGAACCCCTGGGCGCCCTGGATAAAAAGCTGCGGGAGAAGACCCAGTTCGAGCTGATGAATATCCAGCAACGCCTGGGTACGACCTTTATTGTGGTCACCCACGACCAGGAAGAAGCCATGACCATGTCTTCGCGCATTGCCCTGATGCGCGAGGGGCAGATAGAACAGCTGGATGCACCAAGGCGCCTGTACGAGTTCCCGGCCACCCGCTATGCCGCGTCCTTTATCGGGTCGATCAACCTGTTCGACGCCCGGGTACTGCGCCAGAACGGCGATGAAGTCACTCTGGCCTGCGACGCAGCCGGCGCCGAGCTGCAGGTACGCAGCAGCGAAAAGATGCTGCCTGGCATGGCGCTGACCCTGGCGGTGCGGCCGGAGAAGATACGGCTGCTGCACGCCGGCGACGCAGCTACGGCTGGACAACCCGCAAACCGGCTGCGTGGCCGCATCAAGGAAATCGCCTACCTCGGCGGTGTATCGATTTATCATGCCGAGTTGCCCAGCGGCAAACGGGTGCAGTTCACCCAGCCCAATGTGCAGGCCCTGGCGGAGCAACCGCTGAGCTGGGAACAGGATGTCATGCTTGGCTGGCAGCCCGACAGCTGCTCGGTTCTGACTGAATGA